A DNA window from Arachis duranensis cultivar V14167 chromosome 3, aradu.V14167.gnm2.J7QH, whole genome shotgun sequence contains the following coding sequences:
- the LOC107480092 gene encoding VQ motif-containing protein 31-like gives MESLNRTMTTMEKPPIPSSSSADCKPLTTFVQTNTDAFREVVQRLTGPSSMAVEGMASKEGGGTKKNSSKLHERRKYMKPKVEIVKSSSVHCKSGACSPSVSRSSSYPASPVSGSFPASPLTPSTIFSKLSILEDDKKDDLDLDLNIAVPSEPNMISTEEQEEDEEEEEERAIRERRFYLHPSPRPKPGFSEPELLPLFPMASTEKV, from the coding sequence ATGGAGTCCTTAAACCGAACCATGACGACAATGGAGAAACCACCGATCCCCAGCTCATCATCAGCAGATTGCAAACCACTAACCACATTCGTTCAAACAAACACAGACGCATTCAGGGAAGTAGTGCAGCGACTGACGGGTCCATCATCTATGGCGGTAGAAGGCATGGCATCAAAAGAAGGAGGAGGCACGAAGAAGAACTCGAGCAAGCTCCATGAGAGAAGGAAATACATGAAGCCAAAGGTTGAGATTGTTAAGAGTAGTAGTGTGCATTGTAAATCAGGGGCGTGTTCGCCTTCGGTTTCAAGAAGCTCTAGCTACCCTGCTAGTCCTGTTTCAGGGAGCTTCCCGGCAAGCCCTCTCACACCTTCGACGATCTTCTCCAAGTTGAGCATTCTAGAAGATGACAAGAAAGATGATCTTGATTTAGATCTTAATATTGCAGTGCCGTCTGAGCCGAATATGATAAGCACagaggaacaagaagaagatgaagaagaagaagaagagagagctATCAGAGAGAGGCGATTTTATTTGCATCCATCGCCTCGTCCCAAACCTGGATTTTCTGAACCTGAACTTCTGCCTTTGTTTCCCATGGCATCCACTGAGAAAGTGTAG